DNA sequence from the Paraburkholderia azotifigens genome:
CACGCCGCTTGGCAACATGCGCGGCGCGACGGAAGTCGCGCTTGCGCGTTCACGTTCCACCGACGAATACGAAGCGCTGCTCGCGTCGAATCTCGAAGAGTGCGAACGCCTGTCGCGCATGATCGAGAACGTGCTGTTTCTCGCGCGCGCGGAGCATCCGCAGTTCGTCAAACACATGCGCGTGTTCGATGCCGTGCAGGAACTGACGCGCATCGGCGAGTACTTTGAGGGCGTCGCGGAAGATGCGGGCGTGCGCATGCGCGTCACGGGGTCCGCGATGCTCACTGCCGATCTCGAACTGTTTCGCCGCGCGGTCAGCAATCTGCTGGCGAACGCGTTGCGCTACACGCCGCGCGGCAAGGAGATCGTGCTCGATGCGCATGAGATCGACGACGCCGTGCGCATCACTGTGTCGAATGAAGGCGAGCCGATCGCGCCGGAACATCTCGAACGGATTTTCGACCGCTTCTATCGCGTCGATCCGTCACGCAGTTCCTTGCCTTCGTCTGCTTCGCCGCAAGGATCGCCCGGCTCGACCGGGCTGGGGCTTGCGATCGTGCGCACGATCATGGATCTGCATGGCGGCACCGTCCATGCGGAAAGCGACGCGCGCAGCACACGGTTCGTGCTGACGTTTCGTTGAGCGCGCGCCGCCAGATCGTGCGTCATTGCGTGACGCTGTCGTCGCCCGCATGCGCGGGCGTCTGCATCACCGTACGCGTGTTGTCGCCGCCATGCTGGATCGCGTAGAGTTCGGCGTTGCGCTGAACGACCTCTGCACCCGGCGGATAGTCGTATTTCGGCGCCGGCACAAAGCCTTCGCGCTGCGCCTGCACGAGTTCGGCACGCACTTGCGCGCGCGTCTTGCCCGTCGATACGCTTTGCGCCGAAGCGCTCATGGCGATGCAACAGGCCACGGCGCCCATCAGCAGACAGATTGATTTCTTCACGGTGTTCTCCTGGTCGAAAGTTTGATCGATCGGCTTCCGTTGTGCATTCGCCGTCCGTTCGAACATCGAAGCAAGCGGAACCGATGAGAGCATTTTCGTCAGAAGACCGTGACCTCACACTGACCGTGCGATTACGATTCTGATAACCGTCGGGCGAAGAAAAATTTCATCGCGCACGTTAAGCATGCGCTAAGCGAGCACGACGGAAGATGACGAACGATGGGGAGTTGCGTGTGTACGCGTTGCGCCTCTACTCGACACGCAACCCTGCGAGCGTGACGCGCAGCCCGACACCGCTTTCGTTTTTGCTCATGCTGAGCGTCGCGTGATGACGCTGGGCGATCTTCGACGCGATCGCGAGTCCAAGGCCGCTGCCATGCTCCTTGTTGCCCGCGCTGCGATAGAAGCGGTCGAACACACGCTCGCGC
Encoded proteins:
- a CDS encoding DUF4148 domain-containing protein encodes the protein MKKSICLLMGAVACCIAMSASAQSVSTGKTRAQVRAELVQAQREGFVPAPKYDYPPGAEVVQRNAELYAIQHGGDNTRTVMQTPAHAGDDSVTQ